One window from the genome of Marinobacter sp. LV10R510-11A encodes:
- the cbiB gene encoding adenosylcobinamide-phosphate synthase CbiB, translated as MLLFAPFIVCVLALALDHLLGEPRRMHPIVGFGRLVTVVEKRLNIAPENPWRSLPAGMLAVLLLTVPMLILAVWVSVALEGLLLMLAQAVMLWLAISLRGLAEHGQAVAQPLHEGDLDGAREQVSRIVSRQASALDEQGVAAAATESMLENGADAVFASLFWFLIAGIPGVVLHRMVNTLDAMWGYRNPRFLYFGRAAARLDDLMGWVPARLTALTYMLLGDRKLAWWCWRTQAPLWDSPNAGPVMAAGAGALNVRLGGPSPYPSGVKQRPTLGGIQDASSASIEAAITLVRHGVWLWVGVVLAVTALIFLMVHS; from the coding sequence GTGTTGTTATTCGCTCCCTTCATTGTTTGTGTGCTTGCTCTCGCACTTGATCACTTATTGGGCGAGCCACGCCGCATGCACCCGATTGTTGGGTTTGGGCGGTTGGTAACCGTTGTAGAAAAGAGGCTCAACATCGCACCAGAAAACCCCTGGCGAAGTCTACCTGCGGGGATGTTAGCGGTGCTTTTGCTAACGGTACCCATGCTGATCTTGGCCGTTTGGGTTTCTGTGGCACTTGAGGGGCTATTGTTGATGCTAGCTCAGGCAGTAATGCTCTGGTTGGCGATTTCTCTTAGAGGGCTGGCGGAGCATGGGCAAGCTGTAGCGCAACCGCTGCATGAGGGTGACCTTGACGGGGCTCGTGAACAGGTTAGCCGTATTGTCAGCCGCCAAGCCAGTGCGCTGGATGAGCAAGGCGTGGCCGCTGCGGCGACCGAGTCCATGCTTGAAAACGGAGCAGATGCGGTGTTTGCCAGCCTGTTCTGGTTCCTGATAGCGGGTATTCCAGGCGTGGTTTTGCATCGAATGGTGAATACCCTGGATGCCATGTGGGGGTATCGCAACCCGCGATTTCTGTATTTTGGCCGGGCTGCAGCGCGGCTGGATGACCTGATGGGCTGGGTGCCCGCCCGGCTGACAGCGCTCACCTATATGCTGTTGGGCGACCGCAAGCTGGCTTGGTGGTGCTGGCGAACCCAAGCGCCACTATGGGACAGCCCCAATGCCGGGCCTGTTATGGCGGCGGGTGCAGGTGCATTAAATGTGCGGCTTGGTGGGCCCTCGCCTTATCCCTCTGGTGTTAAGCAGCGCCCGACTCTGGGTGGCATTCAGGATGCGAGTTCAGCCAGTATTGAAGCTGCAATCACGCTGGTGCGGCACGGGGTTTGGCTCTGGGTTGGTGTTGTTCTGGCAGTGACAGCGCTTATCTTTTTGATGGTGCACTCATAA
- a CDS encoding FecCD family ABC transporter permease, with the protein MIRSLLVLGVLALAAMLLALAIGSVTIPLPDLWQVVQGEGSALNRTLLLDLRLPRALAAFATGGLLGVAGALMQVLLRNPLADPYILGLSGGAAVGALLAMLAGMGTLLISGSAFAGAMLAILLVFGLAHGTGSWTPTRLLLTGVVVASGWGAVITLMLAITPSYKLPGMLYWLMGDVSYARTPWPALVVLVVSIVLIMPLARNLNVLARGPMQAAALGVSVRPLEWTVYLFAGLLTATAVTTAGSIGFVGLIVPHMLRLVLGNDQRIILPASALAGGTLLVLADTLARTVVAPEQLPVGVITALLGVPMFLYLLHRSR; encoded by the coding sequence GTGATCCGCTCTCTGCTTGTCCTTGGTGTGCTGGCTTTGGCCGCTATGTTGCTGGCCCTTGCCATAGGCAGTGTGACTATCCCGCTGCCTGATCTCTGGCAGGTTGTTCAGGGCGAAGGCAGTGCATTAAACCGTACCCTCCTGTTGGATCTGCGTCTGCCGCGCGCACTCGCGGCGTTTGCCACCGGTGGTCTGTTGGGTGTAGCAGGCGCGCTTATGCAAGTGCTGCTGCGCAACCCCTTGGCCGATCCCTATATTTTGGGGTTATCTGGCGGTGCTGCCGTCGGGGCTCTGTTAGCTATGCTGGCTGGAATGGGAACACTGCTGATATCGGGTTCAGCCTTTGCCGGCGCCATGCTGGCCATCTTACTAGTATTTGGCCTCGCTCATGGTACCGGCAGTTGGACGCCTACCCGCCTCTTGCTCACTGGCGTTGTGGTTGCATCCGGCTGGGGGGCGGTGATTACGTTAATGCTGGCAATTACTCCGTCCTACAAACTTCCCGGCATGCTGTACTGGCTGATGGGCGATGTTTCATACGCCCGCACACCCTGGCCGGCATTGGTTGTGCTGGTTGTATCCATCGTATTGATTATGCCGCTTGCCCGGAATCTTAATGTGCTGGCGCGCGGCCCTATGCAAGCAGCCGCGCTTGGCGTCTCTGTGCGGCCGTTGGAATGGACGGTTTATCTGTTCGCTGGCCTGCTAACGGCTACTGCTGTAACGACGGCGGGCAGTATCGGCTTTGTGGGCCTGATTGTGCCTCACATGCTCCGGCTGGTGCTGGGCAATGACCAGCGCATTATCCTGCCTGCCAGCGCTTTGGCCGGTGGTACATTGCTGGTGCTTGCGGATACTCTGGCACGTACTGTCGTTGCTCCCGAACAGTTGCCGGTTGGCGTCATTACCGCCTTGTTGGGTGTGCCCATGTTCCTGTACCTGCTGCACCGGAGCCGTTGA
- the cobT gene encoding nicotinate-nucleotide--dimethylbenzimidazole phosphoribosyltransferase, whose protein sequence is MSFPSSWTTSPQQPEARFFERAAQRQSVLTKPAGSLGRLENVAVQLAGLQGTDKPTLDRVQISVFVGDHGICEEGISAYPQAVTAQMIANFASGGAAISVLAKSLGAELEVVNLGTVADVAPDLPGVIDARIAPCTRNFAEIDAMTTEQVCAALTHGDAAAQRAADKGCQLFIGGEMGIGNTTSATAMACSLMGKNPMKLTGPGTGLDVAGVRHKAEVIISAVQRHDNDDDGEDAMAVLKAFGGFEIAALVGAIAGCAARSIPVLIDGYIVSVAALIAISHQPDIRPWLLFAHRSAEPGHQAILSALNAEPLLDLGMRLGEGSGAATAVPLLRIACELHNGMASFEDAGVSNKE, encoded by the coding sequence ATGTCGTTTCCTAGCAGTTGGACTACCTCTCCCCAGCAACCCGAAGCACGTTTTTTTGAGCGGGCCGCACAGCGCCAAAGCGTGTTGACCAAACCCGCAGGATCTCTAGGCCGGCTGGAAAATGTTGCGGTTCAGCTTGCTGGGCTTCAGGGCACAGACAAGCCGACGCTTGATCGCGTCCAAATTAGTGTGTTTGTGGGTGATCACGGTATTTGTGAGGAAGGGATTTCCGCATACCCCCAGGCGGTTACTGCCCAGATGATTGCCAACTTTGCCAGTGGTGGCGCGGCAATCAGTGTATTGGCCAAATCACTGGGCGCGGAGCTGGAAGTTGTTAACCTCGGCACGGTTGCAGACGTCGCGCCTGATTTACCGGGCGTAATAGATGCCCGCATCGCTCCGTGCACCCGCAATTTTGCGGAAATTGATGCCATGACCACCGAGCAGGTATGCGCCGCGCTTACACATGGCGATGCAGCGGCTCAGCGGGCGGCAGATAAGGGCTGCCAATTGTTTATAGGCGGCGAAATGGGCATAGGTAACACCACGTCGGCAACAGCCATGGCGTGTTCGCTGATGGGTAAGAACCCTATGAAGCTGACCGGCCCCGGCACAGGCTTAGACGTAGCCGGCGTACGCCACAAAGCCGAAGTTATTATCAGTGCTGTTCAGCGCCACGATAACGATGATGATGGCGAAGATGCGATGGCCGTGCTCAAAGCCTTTGGCGGCTTTGAGATTGCGGCGTTGGTGGGCGCCATTGCCGGCTGTGCAGCGCGATCCATTCCGGTGCTGATTGACGGTTATATTGTCTCTGTAGCCGCGTTGATTGCCATAAGCCATCAACCAGACATTCGCCCATGGCTACTATTTGCCCACCGTTCTGCCGAGCCTGGCCACCAGGCTATTTTGTCAGCACTGAATGCCGAACCACTGCTTGATCTTGGCATGCGCCTTGGCGAGGGTAGCGGTGCAGCTACAGCCGTTCCACTGCTTAGAATTGCCTGTGAGCTACACAACGGCATGGCCAGCTTTGAAGACGCTGGGGTTAGTAACAAAGAGTAG
- the cobD gene encoding threonine-phosphate decarboxylase CobD: MLEHGGRLNEAAERWGIPRADWLDLSTGINPIGWPVPDIPAELWQRLPEADDGLEEIIRQWSGAPFSAACVPVPGSQAAIMALPRLRKPCRVGIPVPGYREHGHSWRNAGHTVIPIGPEQTRCGASGCDNRWLDQLDVLVWINPNNPTGEIIPPSTLMRWCQRLQKRGGWLVVDEAFMDATPAFSLCSHAGLPGLIVLRSLGKFFGLAGVRAGVVLADSAVADALKRVLGPWSLGGPARYVMAQALSDTDWQLQARARLQRSAGRLRGVLQAAGLTLAGGSALFLTVRTDYPRLLADQLAEQGVLVRVFEQPGMSRFGLAADESQWRKLEMALVGKSCD; the protein is encoded by the coding sequence ATGTTGGAACACGGTGGGCGGTTGAATGAAGCGGCAGAACGTTGGGGCATTCCCCGCGCTGATTGGCTGGACCTGTCCACTGGCATAAACCCGATTGGCTGGCCGGTGCCCGATATACCGGCGGAGCTATGGCAAAGGCTGCCGGAAGCCGATGACGGGCTCGAGGAGATTATTCGCCAGTGGTCCGGCGCGCCTTTCTCTGCAGCCTGTGTTCCTGTGCCCGGCAGCCAAGCGGCCATTATGGCTTTGCCGAGATTGCGCAAACCCTGCCGTGTCGGCATACCTGTGCCTGGCTATCGTGAACATGGGCACAGCTGGCGAAATGCGGGCCACACGGTTATCCCCATAGGGCCTGAGCAAACCCGTTGTGGCGCGTCAGGTTGCGATAATCGTTGGTTAGATCAGCTGGATGTGCTGGTGTGGATTAACCCCAATAATCCCACCGGGGAAATAATCCCGCCCTCTACATTGATGCGCTGGTGCCAGCGGCTCCAAAAGCGCGGTGGCTGGTTGGTTGTTGATGAGGCATTTATGGATGCTACGCCAGCGTTCAGTTTGTGTTCTCATGCTGGGCTGCCAGGTTTAATAGTGCTCCGCTCGCTTGGGAAGTTTTTTGGTTTGGCGGGCGTGCGCGCCGGGGTGGTGCTTGCGGACTCTGCAGTTGCTGATGCTTTAAAGCGAGTGCTTGGCCCTTGGTCGCTTGGTGGGCCGGCTCGCTACGTGATGGCGCAGGCGCTGAGCGATACGGATTGGCAGCTTCAGGCTCGTGCCCGCTTGCAGCGGAGTGCGGGCAGATTGCGCGGGGTGTTGCAGGCAGCCGGGCTTACGCTGGCTGGTGGTAGTGCGCTGTTCCTGACAGTTCGCACTGATTATCCACGGCTGCTGGCGGATCAACTGGCTGAGCAGGGGGTTTTGGTTCGGGTCTTTGAGCAGCCGGGAATGTCGAGGTTTGGCCTGGCAGCAGATGAAAGTCAGTGGCGAAAGCTGGAAATGGCTTTGGTTGGAAAGAGTTGTGATTAG
- a CDS encoding TonB-dependent receptor domain-containing protein — MKVSRPVIRALVVPFAFSPLSIAIAQDSQTPQLDPIVVTATLGPKTVGESLTSVTVIEEDDIRYQQPKEFRELIESQPGVSVVPNGSFGKTTSVFIRGNSSDASVLLVDGIRIRSATLGGAAWQHLPPQLINRVEIVRGSRSSLYGADATGGVIQAFTLPQNEGETGWLEAGGGNYNSQQYAAGAALANDSSKLSIGINQFRTDGAPVVTGGEDKSYKNTSGVASGRHQFDNGVRLGFTFLNAEGNTEYDGGEQDFVFQVAGVNLDVPITANWRASLQFSDARDEMEDFSSFPGVFNTRTRNSRLENWLTFGAHEFVLGAEYTVDQVDSTVVYDERSRSNSAFFSQALLNFDALDVHLSLRSDDNETFGTEQTWGVGVGYALNKNYRVRASAGTSFKAPTFNDLYYPGFGNPDLQPEEATSYELGIEGRYTRWFWDAAVFQSDVEDLSLPSQNAAGSIPEARLRGVELSSGWRQNGWNLRAVASVGDFENKEDGKQLIRRAENTIRVDLDKEVGTWVFGTTIRAEDQRPDQYYDMSTFSSVRTQMPGYGVWDLRAQKTFASGFVASLTVGNVLDKEYATAKKDVSTDYISAGRLAFLSVRYNFGH; from the coding sequence ATGAAAGTCTCCCGGCCAGTTATCAGAGCTCTGGTAGTCCCGTTTGCGTTTAGCCCCCTCTCAATTGCCATCGCTCAGGATTCACAGACTCCTCAGTTAGACCCGATTGTTGTCACGGCAACTCTTGGGCCGAAAACGGTGGGCGAAAGCCTGACGTCCGTTACTGTCATTGAGGAAGATGATATTCGCTATCAACAACCCAAAGAGTTTCGTGAGCTCATTGAATCTCAGCCTGGTGTGTCTGTAGTGCCCAATGGCTCTTTTGGTAAAACAACGAGTGTTTTCATCCGAGGGAATTCTTCAGATGCTTCGGTGCTTTTGGTTGATGGTATTCGGATTCGTTCCGCAACTCTCGGCGGGGCTGCTTGGCAGCATCTGCCACCACAATTAATTAACCGAGTTGAGATTGTTCGGGGAAGCCGCAGCAGTCTATATGGCGCTGACGCCACTGGCGGCGTGATACAGGCTTTTACTTTGCCTCAAAATGAGGGGGAGACTGGCTGGCTAGAAGCGGGTGGTGGCAACTATAACAGCCAGCAGTATGCTGCAGGAGCTGCGCTTGCGAACGACTCTTCAAAGCTCAGCATTGGTATAAATCAGTTCCGTACAGATGGTGCGCCTGTAGTTACTGGCGGGGAAGATAAAAGCTATAAGAATACGTCTGGTGTGGCAAGTGGACGTCATCAATTTGATAATGGTGTCCGTCTTGGCTTCACATTCCTGAATGCCGAAGGTAACACTGAGTATGACGGCGGGGAACAAGACTTCGTCTTTCAGGTTGCAGGTGTGAATCTGGATGTTCCAATTACCGCAAATTGGCGCGCATCATTGCAGTTTTCTGATGCGAGAGACGAAATGGAAGATTTCAGCTCATTTCCTGGAGTATTTAATACTAGAACGAGAAATTCTCGATTAGAGAATTGGCTGACCTTTGGGGCGCACGAGTTTGTGTTGGGCGCTGAGTATACGGTGGATCAGGTAGATAGCACCGTAGTTTATGATGAACGTAGCCGTTCTAATAGTGCGTTTTTTAGCCAGGCATTATTGAATTTTGACGCTCTGGATGTCCATTTGAGCTTACGAAGTGACGACAATGAAACGTTCGGTACAGAGCAAACTTGGGGTGTAGGAGTTGGGTATGCTCTGAATAAAAATTATCGGGTACGCGCCAGTGCCGGCACTTCGTTCAAGGCACCGACTTTTAATGATCTCTATTATCCGGGTTTTGGCAATCCTGACCTTCAGCCAGAAGAAGCAACTAGCTATGAGCTTGGAATAGAAGGCCGTTATACAAGATGGTTTTGGGACGCAGCTGTATTCCAATCCGATGTAGAAGACCTATCTCTGCCATCGCAAAATGCCGCTGGGAGTATACCGGAAGCTCGGTTGCGTGGCGTCGAACTTAGTAGTGGTTGGCGTCAAAATGGCTGGAACTTGAGGGCGGTTGCGAGTGTCGGTGATTTCGAGAACAAGGAAGATGGAAAGCAACTGATACGCAGGGCGGAGAACACCATTCGTGTAGATCTAGACAAAGAAGTAGGTACTTGGGTTTTTGGAACAACAATCAGGGCTGAAGACCAGCGCCCTGATCAGTATTACGACATGAGCACTTTTAGTAGCGTGCGTACACAAATGCCAGGTTATGGCGTATGGGATCTTCGCGCCCAGAAAACGTTTGCCTCAGGTTTTGTCGCTTCCCTAACTGTTGGTAACGTGTTGGACAAAGAATATGCTACAGCGAAAAAAGATGTTAGCACCGATTACATCAGCGCTGGTCGCCTTGCATTCCTCTCTGTGAGGTACAATTTTGGCCATTAA
- a CDS encoding ABC transporter ATP-binding protein, with protein MSTLHTRDLIINIPGRPDGFALNLSIEPGQIWGVLGPNGAGKTTLLHTLAGLRPARSGKVMLNESSLSELKRRDIAQQVGLVFQERQDSFPATVMEAALIGRHPWLSPWENEQGEDQERAQQALAALDVGHLSDRLLDTLSGGERQRVAIATLMTQNPNVWLLDEPTNHLDLHHQVKVMNLLRDQAQSGKAVFMCLHDLNLAARWCSHVLLLYTNGDACWGPAENMLVPDALERLYNQRLMTLKADGVLVFVPAQ; from the coding sequence ATGAGCACGTTGCATACGCGCGATCTGATTATAAACATCCCGGGAAGGCCGGATGGCTTTGCACTGAATCTCAGCATTGAGCCTGGCCAGATATGGGGCGTGCTTGGTCCCAACGGTGCCGGGAAAACCACCCTGCTTCATACACTCGCCGGTTTACGTCCCGCTCGCAGCGGAAAGGTGATGCTGAATGAATCGTCGCTATCAGAGCTGAAGCGCCGTGATATTGCCCAACAAGTCGGCCTGGTGTTTCAGGAGCGGCAGGACAGTTTTCCGGCGACAGTCATGGAAGCCGCCCTTATCGGCCGTCATCCTTGGTTGTCGCCTTGGGAAAATGAGCAGGGTGAAGATCAGGAGCGTGCGCAGCAGGCATTGGCTGCGTTGGATGTCGGTCACTTGTCTGATCGCTTGCTGGACACATTGTCTGGTGGTGAGCGTCAGCGTGTCGCCATCGCTACGCTGATGACCCAAAATCCCAATGTCTGGCTCCTGGATGAGCCCACCAACCATCTGGATCTGCACCATCAGGTAAAAGTGATGAACCTGCTTCGTGATCAGGCCCAGTCTGGTAAAGCCGTTTTTATGTGCCTGCACGACCTGAATTTGGCCGCTCGCTGGTGCAGCCATGTTTTGCTGCTTTATACCAATGGCGATGCCTGCTGGGGGCCGGCAGAAAATATGCTGGTGCCTGATGCGCTGGAGCGCTTATACAACCAGCGATTGATGACCCTTAAGGCAGACGGTGTGTTGGTGTTTGTGCCGGCACAATAA
- the cobU gene encoding bifunctional adenosylcobinamide kinase/adenosylcobinamide-phosphate guanylyltransferase, translating to MHTLVLGGIRSGKTALAERLASNTANSSVVYLATATANDDEMRARIQRHQQQRPADWGLEEEALALGQVLARYAQTQSAPCLLVDCMSLWLSNLLHAGEETFACEREAFLQHVSRYPGELVIVSNEVGLGTIGMDPLTRRFADELGWLNQSLATVSDKVVMSVAGLSMVLKP from the coding sequence ATGCATACTCTTGTTCTTGGCGGCATCCGTTCAGGTAAAACCGCGCTTGCAGAGCGCTTGGCATCAAACACAGCAAATAGCTCCGTTGTGTATCTCGCCACGGCAACGGCGAATGATGACGAGATGCGGGCGCGTATTCAGCGCCACCAGCAGCAACGCCCCGCCGACTGGGGGCTGGAGGAAGAGGCGCTTGCTCTGGGGCAGGTGCTTGCCCGCTATGCACAGACACAGAGCGCGCCGTGCCTTCTGGTGGACTGCATGAGCCTGTGGCTGAGTAACCTGCTGCACGCCGGTGAAGAAACGTTTGCCTGTGAGCGAGAAGCGTTTTTACAACACGTAAGCCGTTATCCCGGCGAGCTGGTAATTGTTAGCAACGAAGTAGGGCTGGGTACGATTGGGATGGATCCGCTCACCCGCCGGTTTGCCGATGAGCTGGGTTGGCTGAATCAGTCACTGGCAACGGTAAGCGACAAGGTGGTGATGAGTGTCGCCGGGTTGTCTATGGTGTTGAAGCCGTGA
- the cobO gene encoding cob(I)yrinic acid a,c-diamide adenosyltransferase produces MKERAKDPERHAKRMAAKQKIMHERIANAQKEQGILLVLTGPGKGKSSSGFGMVARSLGHGMKVGIVQFIKGAFSTGEEAFFRDLPNVDYHVMGQGYTWETQNREQDVASANAAWDIVAGMLKDDSYDLIMLDELNIALKYDYLDLDRVLDDLQARPEMQHVVVTGRNAPQELIDIADTVTEMGVVKHAFNDQGIKAQKGVEL; encoded by the coding sequence ATGAAGGAACGCGCAAAAGACCCCGAACGCCACGCCAAACGCATGGCAGCCAAGCAGAAAATCATGCACGAACGAATCGCCAATGCTCAGAAAGAGCAGGGCATATTGCTGGTTCTGACCGGTCCGGGCAAAGGTAAAAGCAGCTCGGGTTTTGGCATGGTGGCCCGCTCTTTGGGGCACGGCATGAAAGTAGGCATCGTGCAGTTCATCAAAGGTGCATTCAGCACCGGCGAAGAAGCCTTCTTCCGGGATTTGCCCAATGTGGACTACCACGTGATGGGGCAGGGCTACACCTGGGAGACCCAGAACCGTGAGCAGGACGTGGCCTCCGCCAATGCTGCCTGGGACATAGTTGCCGGCATGTTGAAAGATGATAGCTATGATTTGATTATGCTGGATGAACTCAACATTGCGCTGAAGTACGATTACCTTGATCTGGATCGTGTACTGGATGATCTGCAGGCCCGTCCTGAGATGCAGCATGTGGTTGTCACCGGCCGTAACGCCCCGCAAGAGCTGATCGACATCGCCGATACGGTCACCGAAATGGGCGTTGTGAAGCACGCTTTCAACGATCAGGGCATCAAGGCCCAGAAGGGTGTCGAACTGTAA
- a CDS encoding cobalamin-binding protein: MCLTQSAKRIVSLSPGASELLFSAGAGDLVVAVVAYSDYPPAAQKLPSVGNHTRIDLEALLALDPDLVITWVTGNPPAQVELLQELGLPLFAIEPRTFEGVSSAIERLSVLAGTEAEGFAEAKRFRTGIAELSEQYRNAEPIPVFYQVWEQPLMTINNDHLIGKVLQLCGGVNVFGDMPRLVPRISAEVVLQANPQAILTGSSEGVNDGQLDRWKGYSGLGAVARDNLVFVPASPISRPTPRLLEASKLICQKLDVAREH, from the coding sequence GTGTGTCTAACGCAGTCAGCAAAAAGAATAGTTTCGCTGTCTCCTGGCGCCAGCGAGTTATTGTTCTCTGCTGGCGCAGGTGATTTAGTGGTCGCCGTCGTAGCGTACAGCGATTACCCTCCGGCAGCTCAGAAGCTACCCTCCGTTGGTAATCACACCCGAATAGATCTCGAAGCCCTACTGGCACTCGATCCAGATCTGGTGATTACTTGGGTAACGGGCAACCCGCCAGCACAGGTTGAGCTGCTGCAAGAGCTAGGCTTGCCTCTGTTTGCCATTGAACCCCGCACATTCGAAGGGGTTTCCAGTGCTATTGAGCGCCTCTCTGTTTTGGCAGGAACGGAGGCCGAGGGTTTTGCGGAAGCTAAACGCTTTCGTACTGGCATTGCTGAGCTGTCTGAGCAGTACCGCAATGCCGAACCGATACCGGTTTTCTATCAGGTGTGGGAGCAGCCTCTGATGACGATCAATAATGATCATTTGATTGGCAAGGTTCTGCAGTTGTGTGGTGGGGTCAATGTGTTTGGCGATATGCCGCGCCTGGTACCGCGGATCAGCGCAGAAGTTGTGTTGCAAGCCAACCCTCAAGCCATTCTTACCGGAAGTTCCGAAGGTGTAAACGATGGCCAACTCGACCGATGGAAAGGTTATTCTGGATTGGGTGCGGTAGCCCGGGACAATCTTGTTTTTGTTCCAGCATCACCGATTTCCAGACCCACCCCCAGGCTTCTCGAAGCCAGCAAATTGATCTGTCAAAAGCTGGATGTTGCCCGTGAACATTGA
- a CDS encoding histidine phosphatase family protein, protein MSDSTTVFDLIRHGEPEGGPMYRGSKDDPLSEAGWQQMRGAITETDTWDAIVTSPMLRCVHFAQELADRYGIPLNKDERLREINFGDWEGRTADEVMASDGDRLSRFWADPVACTPPGGERAAHFNQRVVESWHHWQQALAGQNVLIVCHGGVIRMVIANAMNIPLQHSFSSLTTPYACRSRIRVDTSDHGRFQSLVAHGAFTASTP, encoded by the coding sequence ATGTCTGATAGCACCACAGTGTTTGATCTCATTCGCCATGGCGAGCCCGAAGGTGGGCCCATGTATCGTGGCAGCAAAGACGACCCGTTAAGCGAGGCTGGCTGGCAGCAAATGCGGGGCGCTATTACGGAAACCGATACCTGGGATGCGATTGTCACCTCACCCATGCTGCGCTGCGTTCACTTTGCTCAGGAATTGGCAGACCGCTACGGAATCCCTCTAAACAAAGATGAACGCCTGCGAGAGATCAACTTTGGAGATTGGGAAGGGCGCACGGCGGATGAGGTAATGGCCAGCGATGGCGACAGGCTCAGCCGGTTCTGGGCGGACCCGGTTGCCTGCACGCCACCGGGCGGTGAGCGGGCTGCGCACTTCAACCAACGTGTTGTTGAAAGTTGGCATCACTGGCAACAAGCGCTTGCGGGCCAGAATGTACTGATTGTTTGCCACGGCGGTGTCATAAGGATGGTTATTGCGAACGCCATGAACATCCCACTGCAGCACTCATTCTCCAGCCTAACCACACCTTATGCTTGCCGAAGCAGAATACGGGTAGACACCTCAGATCACGGGCGGTTTCAAAGCCTGGTGGCGCACGGAGCATTCACGGCTTCAACACCATAG